CGCAGGAGGCCGTGGAAGGCTGCCGCATGCTGGGGGCATCGGACATGTTCCGCCACCCGGCCTGGCCACAGAAATGGCCGGAGATGCATGTGGAGCAGCGCAATTCCATCGCCTATCGGGCGGCGCTCGTTGCGGCGGGTGAATTCGACGCCATGCTGGTGATGAACTGGAAAAATGACTGGGACCTCGCCGCCGCCGACCTCATCGTCCATGAGGCGGGCGGGCAGATGACCACCCATACGGGCGACGCCTTGCGCTACAATGCGCGCGACCCGCGTCACCGCAGTGTGGTCGCCGCGGGTCCTGAGCTTTATAAGGCTCTCAACGCGCGTATTGGTCAGATTGTGCTGCCCGGCTGAGACCGGCCCCGACCTAGAGGACGATCCCGATGAATGACACGCATGACAGCACGGAAGACGACAAGCAGCTCCTGCATCTGGTATTCGGCGGGCGGCTGACGGATCTATCCGGCACCACCTTCGAGGATGTGTCGAAGCTCGACCTTGTGGGCATCTTCCCGAACTACGCAGCCGCCCACAACGCCTGGAAGTCGGCGGCGCAGCGCACGGTGGACGATGCGCAGATGCGCTACTTCATCGTGCATCTGCACAAGCTCCTCGACCCGGAAAACGATTGCTGACCGGGCGTAGGCCCGAGGCTTCCTGCGGAGATTTCCCCTGCTGAAACGCATTGCCAGATCAGGCGCGGTGACAGCGCTGGTATCGGCGCTGGCGGCGCTCTACATCCGCCTTGTGCTCGCCACCAGCCGGATCGACGTGATCGGTCAGGATATCCCCGAGCGCTTCTGGCAGAAGGGCGAGCCCTTCATCCTGGCCTTCTGGCATGGGCAGATGCTGATGATGGTGCGGTCCTGGCAAACATCACGGCCCATCCGTATGCTGATCTCCCAGAACCATGACGGTGAGGTGATCGCCCGCGCCATCGGCCGCTTCGGCATCGGTACCGTGCGGGGCTCGTCCGACAAGAATGGCAAGGACAAGGGCGGACGCGCCGCCATCCGGCTGATGCTGAAGACGCTCAAGGCAGGCAATTGCGTGGGCTTCACGCCGGACGGCCCCAAGGGCCCGCGCTTTGTTGCCAAGGAAGGCGTGGCTGTGGTCGCCCGCATGTCCGGCGCGCCGGTTATTCCCGTGGTGGCGGCCTCCAGCCGCCGCAAGGTGGTGGGTAGCTGGGATCGCTTCGTCATCAACCTGCCCTTTTCCCGCGCGGTCATTCTCTGGGGAGAGCCCATCCATGTGCCGCGCGACGCGGATGCCGCCGGCGTCGAAGCCGGGCGGTTCCAGGTTGAGGAAGCCCTGAACCGGCTAAGCGCTGACGCCTGCGCGCGGGTGGGCATGACCCCGGTGGAGGCGGCCGCATGAACATGTCGTCTCCCGCCGTCACACCGGCACTGACCCGCGGCCTTAAGGCTTATCGGGGGCTGACGCGCCTTCTGGCGCCTGCCGTGCCGCTGCTGCTCAACCGCCGCCTCAAGCGCGGCAAGGAAGATGCTGACCGGCTGAACGAGCGGCTGGGCGCGCCTGCGCGCCCGCGCCCGCCAGGGCCGCTTGTGTGGCTGCATGCGGCCAGCGTGGGCGAAAGCCTGTCTGTCCTGCCGCTGATCGACCGTCTGCTCGACGCACGGCCGGACATCGCGCTGATGGTCACCACCGGCACGGTGACCTCGGCAAGGCTTCTGGAAGGGCGGCTGCCTGCACGGGCTTTTCATCAGTTCGTGCCGGTGGATACGCCGCAGGCCGTCACCGGCTTTCTGGATCACTGGAAACCGGATGCTGCCCTGCTGGTGGAAAGCGAGTTGTGGCCCAACCTGATCACGCTCACTGCTGCTCGGCACATTCCGCTGGCGTTGATCAATGCCCGAATGTCCGCATCCTCCGTGCGCAGCTGGCGCTGGTGGACGGCAGCGGCGCGGGCTTTGACGGGCAGCTTCAATCTGGTGCTGGCGCAGGATGAAACCGCCGCAACGCGCCTCAAATTACTGGGCGCGACCGGCACCAAGGCCGTGGGCAATCTCAAGGTGGACGCGCCGCCGCCGCCGGCTTCCGATGATCTTCTGCGCGAACTCAACGGGCTCCTGTCAGGCCGCCCCACCTGGGTGGCGGCCAGCACGCATCCCGGCGAAGAGCGGATCATCGCCGACGCGCATCACCAGCTGAAACGGGCGCTCCCGGACCTTCTCACCGTGATCGTGCCGCGCCATCCCGAGCGCGGTGCCGAGGTGGCGCAGCTGCTGGCGGATATGAAGCTTACCGCCGCGCGGCGCAGCCAGGGCGATATGGTGACGCCGGAAACCGATATCTACCTTGCGGATACGCTGGGCGAACTTGGCGGGTTCTTCCGCCTACTGACCATCGTCTTCATGGGCGGATCTCTCGTGCGCGTCGGCGGGCACAACCCGATCGAGCCATCGCTTCTGGGGGCAGCGCTTCTGACGGGACCGCATGTGTTCAATTTCCTGGAAATCTTCCGCGCCTTCGAGGAGCGCAAGGCGTGTGAGACCGTACAGGATGCTGCATCACTGGCGGCGGCTGTCGGGCGGCTGATGTCTGACGGGCAGCTCGCCGGGGCGCGGGTAACGGCGGCTGCGGAGACCGCGGGCAGCCTGACGGGTGCGCTGGACAAGACGCTGGAAGCCCTGGTGCCACTGCTGGACCATGCCCTGCCGCCGCGCAAGACTGACAACGCTGTCGAGGGTGGCGCCCATGCGCACGCCTGACCACTGGTATCGCCCGCCCGGCGGGCTGGCCCGCGCGCTGATGCCACTGGCCCGGCTCTACGGGGCGGCTGCCCGGCTCAAGACGCGCATGGTGATGCCGCAACGGGCGAGCCTGCCGGTGGTCTGCGTCGGCAACATCACCGCAGGCGGCACGGGCAAGACGCCGGTTGCCATCGCCATCGCCCACCGGCTGGCGGCGCTCGGCGAGCGGCCCGCTTTTCTCACCCGCGGCTATGGCGGGCGCATCACGGGCCCGGTGCTGGTCGACCGGGACCGCGCCCGCGCGGTTGATGTGGGCGATGAGCCGCTGCTTCTGGCCCGCCACTTCCCCACCATCGTTTCCGCCGACCGGCCCAAGGGTGCCGACATGGCAGCCCATTCGGGCGCGACGGTTGTGGTGATGGATGACGGCTATCAGAACCCGTCGCTGGTGAAGGATGCAGGACTTCTGGTGGTGGATGCAGGCGCCGGTCTCGGCAATGGCCTGCTGATCCCGGCGGGGCCGCTGCGCGAACCTGCCGGGGAGGCGCTTGACCGGGCCGCCGCCCTGATTGTCATGGGCGACGGACACGCAGCGGACGGGCTTGTGACCGATGCGCGCCGGCGCGGGCTTGGCGTGGTTCACGGGCGCGTGGTGCCGACGGGCGATGGTGCCGAATGGCGCGGCAAGCGCGTGCTGGCCTATGCGGGGATCGGCCGGCCGGAGAAATTCTTCGAGACGCTGGACGGGCTGGGTGCGGACATTCGCGAGACGCAAATGTTCGCCGACCACCACGCCTTCAGTGACGACGAGGCAGCGGGGCTCCTTGCCCGTGCCCGCGACGGCGCGCTGGCGCTGGTGACGACGGAAAAGGACCTGGCGCGGCTTGCGGGTGCCGGGCATTCCGGTGCCCTGGCGGAACTCCGGTCCCATTCCCGGGCGCTGCCAGTGGAGGTGCGTTTTGATGACGGTCATGCGCTTGACCAGCTCTTGAAGAGCCGTCTCAATGCGGCCACCACGGCTGGTGCCTACAAGGCCTTCTAGGATCTTCATGAGCGATACGCGGTACAAACTCGAAGCGGCGGGCTTCAATCTGCTGATGGGCCTGTTCAAGGCCATGGGC
The sequence above is drawn from the Pyruvatibacter mobilis genome and encodes:
- a CDS encoding lysophospholipid acyltransferase family protein, which encodes MTALVSALAALYIRLVLATSRIDVIGQDIPERFWQKGEPFILAFWHGQMLMMVRSWQTSRPIRMLISQNHDGEVIARAIGRFGIGTVRGSSDKNGKDKGGRAAIRLMLKTLKAGNCVGFTPDGPKGPRFVAKEGVAVVARMSGAPVIPVVAASSRRKVVGSWDRFVINLPFSRAVILWGEPIHVPRDADAAGVEAGRFQVEEALNRLSADACARVGMTPVEAAA
- a CDS encoding 3-deoxy-D-manno-octulosonic acid transferase produces the protein MNMSSPAVTPALTRGLKAYRGLTRLLAPAVPLLLNRRLKRGKEDADRLNERLGAPARPRPPGPLVWLHAASVGESLSVLPLIDRLLDARPDIALMVTTGTVTSARLLEGRLPARAFHQFVPVDTPQAVTGFLDHWKPDAALLVESELWPNLITLTAARHIPLALINARMSASSVRSWRWWTAAARALTGSFNLVLAQDETAATRLKLLGATGTKAVGNLKVDAPPPPASDDLLRELNGLLSGRPTWVAASTHPGEERIIADAHHQLKRALPDLLTVIVPRHPERGAEVAQLLADMKLTAARRSQGDMVTPETDIYLADTLGELGGFFRLLTIVFMGGSLVRVGGHNPIEPSLLGAALLTGPHVFNFLEIFRAFEERKACETVQDAASLAAAVGRLMSDGQLAGARVTAAAETAGSLTGALDKTLEALVPLLDHALPPRKTDNAVEGGAHAHA
- a CDS encoding DUF4170 domain-containing protein; this translates as MNDTHDSTEDDKQLLHLVFGGRLTDLSGTTFEDVSKLDLVGIFPNYAAAHNAWKSAAQRTVDDAQMRYFIVHLHKLLDPENDC
- the lpxK gene encoding tetraacyldisaccharide 4'-kinase, giving the protein MRTPDHWYRPPGGLARALMPLARLYGAAARLKTRMVMPQRASLPVVCVGNITAGGTGKTPVAIAIAHRLAALGERPAFLTRGYGGRITGPVLVDRDRARAVDVGDEPLLLARHFPTIVSADRPKGADMAAHSGATVVVMDDGYQNPSLVKDAGLLVVDAGAGLGNGLLIPAGPLREPAGEALDRAAALIVMGDGHAADGLVTDARRRGLGVVHGRVVPTGDGAEWRGKRVLAYAGIGRPEKFFETLDGLGADIRETQMFADHHAFSDDEAAGLLARARDGALALVTTEKDLARLAGAGHSGALAELRSHSRALPVEVRFDDGHALDQLLKSRLNAATTAGAYKAF